One genomic window of Candidatus Nitrospira inopinata includes the following:
- a CDS encoding RNA recognition motif domain-containing protein gives MGSKIYVGGLPYSATDSQLTTLFATHGTVESARVIADKFTGQSRGFGFVEMSTREEAEAAISALNGSQMDGRTLTVNEAKPQEPRSGGKRFGGGERRSRF, from the coding sequence ATGGGTTCAAAAATTTACGTCGGCGGGTTGCCGTATTCGGCGACCGATTCACAACTCACCACCTTGTTTGCGACGCACGGGACGGTCGAATCCGCCCGCGTCATCGCGGATAAGTTCACCGGGCAGTCGCGGGGCTTCGGCTTCGTGGAAATGTCCACGCGAGAGGAAGCCGAGGCGGCGATTAGCGCGCTGAACGGCTCTCAGATGGACGGACGCACCCTGACCGTGAACGAGGCGAAACCGCAGGAACCGCGTTCCGGCGGAAAGCGATTCGGCGGCGGCGAGCGGCGTAGCCGCTTCTAA
- a CDS encoding nitroreductase family protein — MEKPAPTDSPIHELLARRWSPRAFAERPIEPEKLQSLFEAARWAPSSNNEQPWRFIVAKKADETQWNRLFACLVEGNRAWAFRAPVLVLSVASLYFGKTGAPNRHAMHDTGMAVQNLAIQATALGLIVHQMAGFDAEQARKDLKIPSEYEPVAMIAIGYPGDPSLLSGTLHEREVAPRRRHPASSFVFSGEWGTPSSLLV; from the coding sequence ATGGAAAAACCTGCGCCGACGGACTCTCCGATCCATGAGTTACTGGCCCGTCGCTGGAGCCCCCGCGCCTTTGCGGAACGGCCGATTGAACCAGAAAAACTCCAAAGTCTGTTCGAGGCGGCCCGTTGGGCCCCGTCCTCGAATAACGAACAGCCGTGGCGGTTCATTGTGGCGAAGAAGGCCGATGAAACGCAATGGAACCGTCTGTTTGCCTGCCTGGTGGAAGGCAATCGGGCGTGGGCGTTTCGCGCTCCCGTCCTGGTTCTGTCCGTGGCGAGTCTCTATTTCGGGAAAACCGGCGCGCCGAACCGACATGCGATGCACGACACCGGCATGGCGGTCCAGAATCTGGCGATTCAGGCGACGGCGTTGGGCCTGATCGTCCATCAAATGGCGGGCTTCGATGCCGAACAGGCGCGCAAGGACCTGAAAATTCCATCCGAGTATGAGCCGGTCGCCATGATCGCCATCGGGTATCCCGGTGATCCGAGTCTCCTGTCCGGCACGCTTCACGAACGCGAAGTCGCTCCCCGCCGCCGACATCCGGCGTCATCGTTCGTCTTTTCTGGAGAATGGGGAACGCCCTCCTCGTTGCTGGTTTGA
- a CDS encoding MFS transporter: MNTGLFQWIDRNILSLGREMRFSYLPPLMVYMAYGISGLTGIVGTFFVKDYLGLSASFLAALGFWAGIPWALKMPIGHTVDLLWRWKGWLVGLGACLLAASLSIMAALIGQRDAMTAILPAEVWFVISVLLAPIGYVIQDAVADAMTVEAVPRVNERGLPFSEEERKLMHTTMQTLGRVAIVGGGIIVALVNVSIFSGTEGLPQEALVTIYQRVYLSALVIPFISVLGLAAAWVIRRRHREQLIRQGFTVEQAERMVEVRERAEEATKPNWWILAGSLLFVLFTVTVGMSSLPYREEIVFAGSMGIVLFLMGRLVKELEPDKRMTLVGTAVVVFVFRAIPGTGPGTTWWMIDHLRFDQQFLSVLSLIGNTLALVGMFVFRRFMAERSIAYVVGFLTIVGSVLSLPVVSMYYGLHEWTARMTGGVVDARFIAIIDTALESPLGQISMIPMLTWIANSAPANLKATFFAVMASFTNLALSLSQLGTKYLNEIFVVTREVRDATTGGIQVPADYSRLGHLLVAQLLLGLALPLAAILFAKISRFKSA, encoded by the coding sequence GTGAACACCGGCCTGTTTCAATGGATTGATCGGAACATCCTGTCACTCGGTCGGGAGATGCGGTTCTCGTATCTTCCGCCGCTGATGGTCTATATGGCCTACGGGATTTCCGGCCTCACCGGCATCGTCGGCACGTTTTTCGTCAAGGACTACCTCGGTCTCTCCGCCTCGTTCCTGGCCGCGCTTGGGTTTTGGGCCGGGATCCCCTGGGCGCTCAAAATGCCGATCGGTCACACGGTGGATCTGCTGTGGCGATGGAAGGGCTGGTTGGTCGGTCTGGGCGCCTGTCTGCTTGCGGCCAGTTTGAGCATTATGGCGGCGTTGATCGGCCAGCGGGACGCGATGACGGCCATCCTGCCGGCTGAGGTCTGGTTCGTCATCAGCGTGTTGCTCGCGCCGATCGGCTACGTCATTCAGGACGCGGTGGCGGACGCCATGACGGTGGAGGCCGTCCCCCGCGTGAACGAGCGGGGCCTGCCATTCTCTGAGGAAGAGCGCAAACTCATGCACACCACGATGCAGACGCTCGGCCGCGTGGCGATCGTGGGCGGCGGGATCATCGTGGCGCTGGTCAATGTTTCCATCTTCAGCGGCACGGAAGGCTTGCCGCAAGAGGCGCTCGTCACGATTTATCAGCGGGTTTATCTGTCGGCGCTGGTCATCCCGTTCATCTCGGTCTTGGGGTTGGCGGCGGCGTGGGTGATCCGACGGCGTCACCGCGAGCAACTTATCCGACAGGGATTTACCGTCGAACAGGCGGAGCGGATGGTCGAGGTGAGGGAGCGGGCGGAAGAAGCGACCAAGCCCAACTGGTGGATCTTGGCGGGGAGCCTCTTGTTCGTTTTGTTCACGGTCACGGTCGGCATGAGCAGCCTTCCCTATCGGGAAGAGATCGTCTTTGCCGGTTCCATGGGGATCGTGCTGTTTCTCATGGGGAGGTTGGTCAAGGAATTGGAGCCGGACAAGAGGATGACCTTGGTCGGAACGGCCGTGGTGGTGTTCGTGTTTCGCGCCATCCCCGGAACCGGTCCCGGCACGACCTGGTGGATGATCGATCACCTGCGGTTCGATCAGCAGTTTCTCTCCGTGCTGTCGTTGATCGGCAACACGTTGGCGCTGGTCGGCATGTTCGTCTTTCGGCGGTTCATGGCTGAACGGTCGATCGCCTATGTGGTGGGATTTTTGACGATCGTGGGGTCGGTCTTGAGTCTCCCTGTCGTCAGCATGTACTACGGCCTGCACGAATGGACGGCGCGCATGACCGGCGGGGTCGTCGATGCGCGGTTCATCGCGATCATCGACACGGCGCTGGAGTCGCCCTTGGGGCAAATTTCGATGATCCCCATGTTGACCTGGATCGCCAACTCCGCGCCGGCCAATCTCAAGGCGACATTTTTTGCGGTCATGGCGTCGTTTACCAACCTGGCCCTCTCGTTGAGCCAACTCGGCACCAAGTATCTCAACGAGATCTTCGTCGTGACCCGCGAAGTGAGAGACGCAACGACCGGGGGGATTCAAGTGCCAGCCGACTACAGCCGGCTTGGCCATCTCTTGGTCGCGCAACTGCTTTTGGGATTGGCCCTCCCGCTTGCCGCGATTCTGTTCGCCAAGATCTCTCGTTTCAAAAGCGCCTGA
- a CDS encoding site-specific integrase produces the protein MAKIKMAAGHHWHAQAQATDYTFEHAFTTHPIEYDDILTAHELLGHTAVDTANRKRYSHEVEQRPLQDEKSG, from the coding sequence ATGGCGAAGATCAAGATGGCAGCAGGGCATCACTGGCATGCCCAAGCTCAGGCCACAGATTACACCTTCGAGCATGCTTTTACGACGCATCCAATCGAATACGACGATATTCTAACGGCTCACGAACTGCTCGGTCACACGGCTGTCGACACCGCCAACAGAAAGAGATATTCACATGAAGTTGAACAAAGGCCGCTACAGGATGAGAAGTCCGGTTAA
- a CDS encoding DNA-3-methyladenine glycosylase family protein — translation MGEHRSAEEYLARVDPVMGRLIRDVGPCTLTPQPRRPLFESLVRAIAYQQLHAQAAESILRRFIALCRGRGFPGPEQVLSMPEGPLRDAGFSSAKIAALRDLAEKTLDGTVPTKRALARMDDEAIVERLTTVRGIGRWTVEMLLIFHLGRPDILPVTDFGVRNGFRIAYGLRTMPAPKRVGRHGERWKPHRTVAAWYLWRAVDRAKGDRSTTGRKKT, via the coding sequence ATGGGAGAACACCGCTCGGCCGAAGAATACCTTGCTCGTGTCGATCCGGTGATGGGTCGATTGATCCGCGACGTCGGTCCCTGCACGCTGACGCCCCAACCCCGTCGGCCGCTCTTTGAATCATTGGTCCGCGCGATCGCCTACCAACAACTCCATGCGCAGGCGGCGGAGAGCATCCTCCGGCGCTTCATCGCGCTCTGCCGGGGGCGAGGGTTTCCGGGGCCCGAGCAGGTGCTGTCGATGCCGGAAGGACCGCTCAGAGACGCGGGTTTTTCGAGCGCGAAAATCGCGGCGTTGCGCGATCTGGCCGAGAAGACGTTGGACGGGACGGTGCCCACAAAACGGGCTCTCGCGCGCATGGACGACGAGGCGATCGTCGAGCGGCTCACGACGGTGCGGGGAATCGGCCGGTGGACGGTCGAAATGCTCTTGATTTTTCATTTGGGTCGCCCCGATATTTTGCCGGTCACCGACTTCGGCGTGCGGAATGGGTTCCGCATCGCCTACGGTCTCCGAACGATGCCGGCGCCCAAGCGCGTGGGGCGACACGGCGAACGATGGAAACCTCACCGCACGGTCGCGGCGTGGTATCTCTGGCGCGCCGTTGATCGGGCGAAAGGGGATCGGAGCACAACGGGGCGCAAGAAGACCTGA
- a CDS encoding fused MFS/spermidine synthase, whose translation MTHPASHVSRGFLLFTALVTGAVVMALEIIGSRLLAPVFGNSLYVWGALIGVILAAMSSGYAFGGWMADRYTGGGVLAALLLGSGSWTFLVAWGNQPVLFEIEKLVQDPRWGPCLAATVLLAPPAFGLSGVLPAMLRLAVSDMAHMGFHAGRMIALSTVGSLAGTWGTAFFLLSWIGTQSLLTWLGIIQILLGLRWLITGTAARASIRLVAMGGSVIIGILPWFPIQRLNQPIYQEDSPYQQVRIRDDELFRYLILDRTFHATMWKADPAALFLPYSQLMVAALALTPEPKRALILGHGGGSIAKWLARQWPTLDVDVVEVDPAVVRMAEIYFDYHPSANHHVFVKDARAFLRSTDRTYDVIWIDAFARDMIPFHLTTVEFFALVRAHLAPEGIVAVNLASSGTEGDLARAASVVQTMKRSFPTIETFAVEGPWKTGMTLARNLIFFGGRPIETGSIDEIVNKITNMAMQRRVPIEAIALLSTHRTEPWPAGIELTDDFAPYDLLIGREQGAHQREDRGS comes from the coding sequence TCCTGGCGCCTGTCTTTGGGAACTCGCTCTACGTCTGGGGAGCCTTGATCGGCGTGATCCTGGCGGCGATGAGCAGCGGCTATGCCTTCGGAGGCTGGATGGCCGACCGTTACACGGGCGGCGGCGTGTTGGCCGCCCTCCTGCTTGGCTCCGGCAGTTGGACCTTTCTTGTCGCCTGGGGGAACCAGCCGGTGCTCTTCGAGATCGAGAAGCTCGTGCAAGACCCTCGGTGGGGCCCTTGCCTGGCTGCGACCGTGCTGCTTGCGCCGCCGGCGTTCGGACTGAGCGGCGTGCTGCCGGCCATGCTCCGATTGGCCGTCTCGGACATGGCCCACATGGGATTCCACGCGGGCCGCATGATCGCCCTTTCGACGGTCGGCAGTTTAGCCGGCACCTGGGGAACGGCTTTTTTTCTCCTCTCGTGGATCGGCACCCAGTCGCTCCTCACGTGGCTGGGGATCATTCAGATCCTGCTCGGCCTCCGGTGGTTGATCACGGGAACGGCGGCTCGCGCATCCATACGACTGGTGGCGATGGGCGGCTCCGTCATCATCGGCATCCTGCCCTGGTTCCCGATCCAGCGACTCAATCAACCGATCTATCAAGAAGATAGTCCGTACCAACAGGTGCGGATTCGCGATGACGAGCTGTTTCGGTATTTGATCCTGGACCGCACGTTCCACGCCACCATGTGGAAAGCCGATCCGGCGGCCCTCTTCCTCCCCTACAGTCAACTGATGGTGGCAGCGCTCGCCCTCACGCCAGAGCCCAAACGGGCACTCATCCTCGGCCATGGAGGAGGTTCGATTGCCAAGTGGCTCGCGCGCCAGTGGCCGACGCTGGACGTGGACGTCGTGGAGGTCGATCCCGCCGTCGTCCGGATGGCGGAGATCTATTTCGACTATCACCCTTCGGCCAATCACCATGTCTTCGTCAAAGACGCCAGAGCCTTCTTAAGAAGCACGGATCGGACCTACGACGTCATTTGGATCGATGCCTTCGCGCGAGACATGATCCCGTTTCATTTGACGACTGTTGAGTTTTTTGCTCTGGTGCGAGCGCACTTGGCACCGGAGGGAATCGTGGCGGTCAATCTCGCGTCATCCGGCACGGAGGGAGACCTAGCCAGGGCTGCATCGGTCGTTCAGACCATGAAACGGAGCTTTCCGACGATCGAAACCTTTGCAGTCGAAGGTCCCTGGAAGACCGGCATGACCCTGGCCAGAAATCTGATCTTTTTCGGAGGGCGTCCGATCGAAACCGGCTCGATCGACGAGATCGTGAACAAGATCACCAACATGGCCATGCAACGGCGAGTGCCGATCGAAGCCATCGCGCTCCTCAGCACCCACCGAACCGAACCCTGGCCGGCCGGCATCGAATTGACCGATGATTTCGCGCCGTACGATCTGCTGATCGGACGGGAACAGGGAGCGCATCAACGGGAGGACCGGGGCTCCTAA
- a CDS encoding glucose 1-dehydrogenase — MALLTGKVAIVTGASSGIGRAIAERFAEDGALVVVNHSKSPEKAQQVVIGIQAKGGKALAFQADMSRVSEARRLVRETVAQFGRLDILVNNAGKFVPKPMAETTEEEFDLLMALHAKGPYFAMQEAAQALKDGGRIINISTCATRMSFPGATAYLGSKAALEQYTKGLAHELAPRGITVNTVSPGFTETGMMTESYRQMGIELSPLKRLGLPQDIADVVAFLVSERARWLTGQTIQVGGGVVM; from the coding sequence ATGGCGTTACTCACCGGCAAAGTGGCGATCGTGACGGGAGCCTCCAGCGGCATCGGGCGAGCGATCGCGGAGCGGTTTGCCGAAGACGGAGCCCTTGTCGTCGTCAATCATTCCAAAAGTCCCGAGAAGGCGCAGCAGGTGGTGATCGGCATTCAGGCCAAAGGAGGCAAGGCCTTGGCTTTCCAAGCGGACATGAGCCGAGTCTCCGAGGCGAGGCGGCTGGTGCGCGAGACGGTCGCGCAGTTCGGCCGGTTGGACATTCTGGTCAACAACGCCGGGAAGTTCGTGCCGAAGCCGATGGCCGAAACCACTGAAGAGGAATTCGATCTGCTGATGGCGCTGCACGCCAAGGGGCCGTACTTCGCCATGCAGGAGGCGGCGCAGGCGCTGAAAGACGGAGGACGTATCATCAATATTTCGACCTGCGCCACCCGCATGAGTTTTCCCGGAGCGACGGCGTATCTGGGGAGCAAGGCCGCGTTGGAGCAATACACGAAGGGATTGGCTCATGAACTGGCGCCGCGCGGCATCACGGTCAATACGGTCTCGCCCGGCTTTACCGAAACCGGCATGATGACCGAGTCCTACCGGCAGATGGGCATTGAACTCTCGCCGCTCAAGCGGCTCGGCCTTCCGCAAGACATTGCCGACGTGGTGGCGTTTCTCGTGAGCGAGCGGGCCCGCTGGCTGACCGGACAGACGATTCAAGTCGGCGGCGGCGTCGTCATGTGA